The following DNA comes from Mycobacteroides immunogenum.
ACTTTGGGGCCTTCGACCTGATCAACGGTGGCACCCACACAGCCACGCTGGAGGTGAATCACCAAGTCCGCGTGGGCACTTCGTACTCCACGCTTGACGGTCTGTCGGAATTCGGATGATTTGGTCATCCGGTGTCGAGTCGGCAACACCGACTACTGCCCGCGCCCGAGACTCAGGCGGTCAGTTCGCGACGACCCTTACGACGCCGGCCGGCAATGATGGCGCGACCCGCGCGGGTGCGCATGCGCAACCGGAAACCGTGGGTACGTGCGCGACGCCGATTGTTTGGCTGGAAGGTCCGCTTGCCCTTTGCCACCGCTCTTACTCCTTTATATCCATCACGTGCTCAACGAAC
Coding sequences within:
- the rpmH gene encoding 50S ribosomal protein L34, whose translation is MAKGKRTFQPNNRRRARTHGFRLRMRTRAGRAIIAGRRRKGRRELTA